The genomic window TGATGATCTTTTCCAAATGCAGTATTTTTAGCCTCATCAATAAGCCTTTTCAGTATGTTATGCTGAGCATTTACGGCATTATTTTTCCATTTGTTAATCTGCCAAACTGCAAATGCCGCAAAGGGTTTACTTAATGCTGCTTTAAGCCCCCAACCCCCTGAAGGGGACTTTTCCTTTCTACCGTTCTTTTCTTTTTCCATAAATTTTATCTGATTTTTAACTCCTCTTCAGGGGGCTGGGGGTTAAACGATATTATGCAAAATATCTGGATGCTCATCGCCTTTATATTCACTCGAAATTTTACGGTAAGCAACTGTTAAGGCTACACTCGAAAGCGGAACGATGATAAATGAACTTAAAATATTTACAATAAAAGCCACCAATGGCCATTGCAGGTAGTTTAACAGCAGATAAATTAAATATCCGCCACCTAAAATAACCAACAACAATAAAATCTTCGTGAAATTTCCTTTAGTGGTAGCCAAACTCAATTTAATCGAATCGAAAGGCGTTGCACCTTTATCAATGATAAAAAACGGGAAAAACGAAATCCTTAGCCAAGTGATAAAAATAGCGATAATGCCAACTGAAATAGCCACATTTTTAACAATTGCCACATTAATCCCAGTATAAATAAAAGGAAAAGCTACCAAAATTACCACCAGATAAACGCCAAGGATACAACCCACAAAATAAAGAGTAGCTACCAGGAACCTAATAATCTGTTGCCTGGTTGGAAGGGTATCTACTATTTTCACATCGTTTTCTTCATCGTCCATTAAATGGAAAATGTATTTAAAGAGTGAAAGGTTGATGGTAAAATAAAGCAATACAAAAATAATTACCATAATTACACTCAAGGCCTTGCTTACATCCTTAATAAAAAAAGCCATTAAACTAGATGCACTCGCAGTAATAAACATCAAAAAACATAGCGTAGCAATCGAGAAATAGTGTTTCTTGGTAATGCTCCACGCCTTTTGAATTACATCATTAACGGCGAACGTACTTTCTTTTAGATAATTTATCATTGTTGTTTGAATACCACTCGTTTAAATAAATCCTGTATAAATCCTAAACCATAAGCGGTTAATTGGATAAATGAAGATATAATGCTCAAAAATGCAACTTTTAACGATTTATTTACTGACCATGAATGAAAAAATATCAACATAAAGTAAATCAATAAGAAGAAGTTACAAACATATGCCAATGGAGGATATATAAAGTTACACAAAATGGTGAAACCAAAACCCAATGTAAACAACGCTGGAAAAAAATGTACAAGTTTTAATTCTTTTGGAAAATGTTTGTAAATATTAATCCTTGCTCTCCCGAAAAAGTGTAATTGTTTGTAAAACTGGCTAAAGCTCGTCCGGCGTTTATGGTAAACCTTTGCATCTGGAATCAACCCGATTTTAAAACCGTTTTCGTGGATGCGGATACTATATTCGATATCTTCGCCCAATCGGGTCAGGATAAAACCACCTACCTTCTCCCAGGCTTGACGGGAAACACCCATGTTAAAACTGCGTGGGTGAAATTGGCCTACGTGCTGTTTGTTTCCGCGGATTCCACCAGTGGTGAAAGGCGAAGTCATAGCATAACTAATTGCTTTTTGCACAGGTGTGAAGCTATCATGCGCGGCATCCGGGCCACCATAGGCATCTAAATGATGCTCATACAAATAGTTCTTAACCGTTTCGAGGTAATTTGCAGGAATTAAACAATCTGAATCGAAAATAACAAAGTAATCGCCTGTAGCCCTTTCGAAACCAAAATTACGGGCAAAACCTTGTCCGGCATTTTCCTTAAAGTAATATTTAATATCCAGTTTATCCGCATAAGAAGCAACAATTGCTTTTGCATCATTTTTTGAACCATCTTCAATAACCAAAACTTCAAACTGCAAATAAGTCTGTTTAGTTAGGGTGTTTAAAAGTTCGTCAATTTCCTGTGGACGATTATAAAGTGGAATAATGATGGAGAAAAACATTTTTTGAGGTTGAGGGTTGAGGGTTTAGAGGTTGAGGGATTGGGCGGATAAAACCTTCCACCGTCATACCTTCTACCTTAATTCCTATTTCTATCAAATATTGGTTTCTTTCTGGTGCGTTACGTGATAAGAGTTCGGCGATAAAACCTGCCAGGAACATCTGCGAACCAACAACAATGGCAACCAGTGATAAATAAAACAATGGTTGATCGGTTACATCGCGATAGGCTAAGCCCTGCCATATCAAATATTTCTTTTCGAATAATATGTAAAATGCCATGATTATGCCGATAAAGAAACTTAAAACGCCTAACGAACCAAAAAAGTGCATTGGGCGTTTGCCGAATTTACCTACAAAGAAAATAGAAAGTAAATCTAAAAAGCCGTTTATAAACCTGCTGAAACCAAATTTAGTTGTGCCGTATTTACGGGCACGATGTTCTACCACCTGCTCGGCTATTTTGCTAAATCCGGCCCATTTGGCAATTACCGGGATGTAGCGGTGCATTTCGCCGTAAACTTCGATGGTTTTGATCACATCGCTACGGTAAGCTTTTAAGCCACAGTTAAAATCGTTCAGTTCTATTCCGCTCATTTTACGGGTAGCGGCGTTGAATAATTTTGTAGGGATAGTTTTCGTAATCGGATCGTAACGTTTCTTCTTCCAGCCTGAAATGATATCAAGCTTTTCTTCTTTTATGCGGCGGTACAATTCAGGAATTTCATCCGGGCTATCCTGCAGATCGGCATCCATGGTAATGACCACATCGCCCTGAGTAGCTTCAAAACCAACATTTAAGGCTGCAGATTTACCGTAGTTCCTTCTAAACTTAATGCCTTTAATGGCAGGGTTTTGAAATCTTAATTCTTCAATCACCTCCCACGATCTATCGGTACTACCATCATCAACCAAAATAATTTCATAGCTGAAATTATTATCGATCATCACTTTATCAATCCATGCCGTTAATTCTGGCAAAGATTCATCTTCATTAAATAAGGGTACTACAACTGATATATCCATTTTTTAAGCATAAACCTCGCAGGTTTAAAACCTGCGAGGTTTGTTTAAAGTAAAACGTGCAAATTTCATCAAATTAAATGACAAAACCTGCACGTTCAAAATTTTTGATATTTAATTCTTGTCTTAAGCAGCTTATAAACTAGGCTCTTTTTTAACTATTGCAGCTGTAATCAGACTGATTATCAAACCTAGTATGGTATAAACAATCGCAGCTCCAAATGCGGTAAAGGCCCACATGTAACCACGCATCATTTCTATTCCTTTAATTTGTTGCTCATTACCGTTCGCTTTTTCAATGGCTGAATCAGCTACTCTATCCAAAGCTGAAGGATCTAGAACTTTATAATATAAAATAAATAGCAATCCTACAAATAATCCTGCATAGGCAGCTACTTTAAATCCTGTAGAAAAAGCTTTACCATAGGTAATATAACCACCAAGCATCTTTCTATAAGTCACCTGAGTATAAAATATTGCTAGGATAAAAACTCCATAAGATAAAACCATCGCAATGATTTTTTCTGCTATAGGTAAATCAGGATCTACCGAGTCAATGCCTAAAAATTTCAGAATAAAAATTAAAACAATCGAATAAACGGCAAAGCTTATTGCAACTTTAAATGCCAGCGCATTTGGTTTCTTTTCTTCTTGGAGTAATTGTTGTTCCATGATAAGTTAATTTAATTATTAATTGTTGTAATTAATATATAAGTAGCAGAATCGAACGATTTGTTACTGCTAAACTGAATTATTTCTTTCGTTGTTTCTGCACTTCCCTCAACATCGAGGAAAAAAGTCATAAATGGAACAAACAATTCTTGCATTTCTTCACTGATATTTAAATTTGCAGCTGTTTTACAAATCTCTTCTACACTGGTTTCTGCTAATTGTTGATTACTGATCAGTTCTTCGTAGATCTCAAATTCATCCTGAAACTCATCGTCTTCTACCAATAAAAATTCTTTCAGGAAATCGCCCAATTCAGGGTCCAAATCTTCATCCTTACACTCTTTAATGTAAAGCAAAAGGTTTAACAATTCTGTTCCTCTATCTATGGTTTCTTCTTCGATATTCGCCCATTCATCACTTTCTAAATAGTCGTCTTCCAGTTTCTGTACGTCACTGCTAAAGAAATTCACCATTAATAAATCGAAAAATACTTCACGTAATTCTTCAAATTTCGGGTGAGAATCGAAAACTGCATCAAAAGCTGTTGCTTTATCTAAAAAGTTGACATCAAGCTCAAAAGCAGCTAATAACTCTGTTTCAAAACCGTCTACATTTGTAGCTGAAACCTCAGCATACTTGTTAATGGCTGCACTTAGTGCTTTTTTTACTCTATTATCCATGATTAAGATTTTTAGGATTTTAGGATGATAAGATTGTATGACCTGAACAACAAATTGTAATTTCCTGCTTTAGTCTTTAAGTTCTTATAACCTGTTAATTTATCAATATTTTTTTTGAACTAATATCTTTTGAGACATGGTTAAGAACTTTATGCCTTCAACCTTAATTCTCCCAGTACTGATTATTATTATAAACCAAAGTTACTTTCCCGTTAAGTTCGGTACCCAATAATGGACTGTTCGCCGATTTTGAGTGGTTGCTTGTGGCATTATACAACCACTTTTCTGTCGTATTGAAAACAGTAAAGTTGGCATCAGCATCTTCTTCGATTACCGGAATAGCTAAATTTAATAATTTACGTGGATTAATGGCCAATTTCTCTACAATTAAAGCAATGTCCAGCCCAGCCTTTAATAATAGTGGCAACACGGTTTGTAAAGCGATGATGCCGTAGTGCGCAATTTCGAACTCTACATTTTTAAATTCGATTTCTTCAGGACGGTGTTGAGAAGTAATGGCATCAATGGTTCCATCTTTTAAACCAGCAATTAGTGCCTTTACATCTGCTTTTCCGCGCAGTGGTGGCTTAACTTTGTAATTACTATCGAAATCACTTAAAAGTTCTTCTGTAAACACCAGGTGATGTGCTGTTACATCGCACGAAACCCGAACGCCGTCTTTCTTTGCTTTACGAATCAAAGCCACAGCCCCGGCAGTTGAAATATTGCTAATGTGGATTTTGGTTTCATTATAAGATGCCAGGAAAATATCACGGGCAATATGCATTTCTTCAGCCAATGCAGGTAAACCTTTCATGCCCAATAGCACAGAGTTTTTGCTCTCGTTAATCTGCGATTTGCCAGCTATGGATTTATTTTCGGGATAAACCATTAATAGTGCATCGAACCCTTTTGCATATTGTAATGCACGGCTCATAAAACCATCGTCTTGTAAGGCCTTATCGCCATCTGAAAAAGCTACTGCACCTGCCTGTTGCATATCAAACAGTTCGGCAAGCTCTTTTGCCTCACGGTTTTGACTTATGGCACCAACAGGTAAAACATCAACTAAGTTGTTTTTGGCCCTATTGATAATGTATTCTACCTGAGATTTCGACTGCACAACCGGACTGGTTTGCGGCAATAAAGCCAAGCCTGTAAAACCTCCAGCTTTTGCGGTTGCAGTTAATGTTTGAATATCTTCCTTGGTTTCGAAACCCGGATCGCCAGCTACGCAGTTTAGATCGAAAAAACCTGGCGTTAAGAAAGCACCCTGAGCATCAAAAACAGTTTCGTTTTTATTGGCAGTTAATTTACCTATGTTTTTAATTTTGCCATTTTCTACCCGAACATCGCATTGTTGATTGTTGAATTTACTTTGCGGATCGGCAACGGCTACATTTTTAACCAGGAGATTCATATTGTTTTTTTTGTGTTGTTAAAAAATCGGATGAGCAAAATTTCTGCTGCAATAAAAATCAGCGACAAAATTAGACAAAGTTTCCATAAAGTCTGCCCGATTTTATTGGCGCCAGCAATTAATTTAACGGCATCTTTATCGGTATCGAATATTTTAAGGTTGCCTTTGTCAGCCAACTGATTGAGTCCTGTTTTATCTAAATAATGCATATCAGATTCTGTTCTGCCATTGTTGAAACTATAAACAGCAAGTAGCGAATCTGCAAGTTTCAGGTTGTAAAAGCCTGCATTTTTTATCTGATCGGCTATGTAAATCAGCGTTTTCCCATTTGCCTGACGGATTTCAGGAATTGCCTCAAAGCCATCCGCAGTAATTTTTAAGCTTTGGTTTTTACCCAGCGTAATCTTTTTACCCGCCAAGGCATTATCATTACCAAGGTTGTAATATAAAGGCGTTTCATTTCCTCCACTCAATGCCAAACGATAAATCAGCGGCACAAAAACCGGATGACGGGCTAAATTCCCATCACTTGTATTAAGCCCTGAAGCAGATAAATACACCTGCCCGTTACCTACGCCATATTTGGAGAAAAATGGTTTTCTGCCAGGCAATAACATAATATCTTCTTTATTGGAGGTGTTTTTGTCGACAAACGAATAATAGCGGGAAACTGTTGGAAGATCAAGATTTTTAGGGATTTCCTCAAAAACAGTCTTGAAAATGGGGTTTTGCAGATCAATCTGGTCAACTTTAGTAGCGGTAGTATTTAACGTTTGAATGTTAGGAAGGGACAATCCGCTTAAAAACGAATTATAAGTTTGAATATTGGCATCTAAATCAGGGAAAAGCACCACCGTACCGCCTGCATTCATATAGGTTTTTAGCTGCTGTGCCAATCCCGTTGATGGATTTTTTAAACCGTTCAACACAATCAGGCCGTAACTAGCAAAATTGCTATAATTTACATTGCTTTCAGCATTCTCAGTAAGTTTGTAATAACGATCGGCAGCAAACAGTGCTTTAATATAATTACCTGCTATGGCTCCGTTAATACTCAGAACCGGAAAACTTTCATCTACCTTAAAACTGAAGGAAAGCGTATCATCAAAGGTTACAGGAAAATCTTTAATGCTGATTAAGCCTTTTTGCCATCCTGCGTTCAGTCCGGAGAAATTCAGTGTATCTTTAACTGTTTTACCTGCGGGGATGGTTACGGCACCCAACCCCTTTTGTTGGTTGTTGATGCTAAGTTTTAGAGGAATATTTTTCGCTTCCTCTTCGGAGTAATTTTTCAACTGTACAACCAAACGCTCATTAGCTCCCGGCTGATGATTTGGCGAAAGTGCCCAAACGCTATCTATTGCAACATTCGGAAGGGTATTGGCATTCAGTTTCAAAAATGAATATTGAATATCTGCTTTTGTATCGAGTTTATTGGTAGTGGAGATATTTTTTTGAAAATCGGAGATCAGAAAGCTATACTTATTTGCAGAACCCGTTAAAACATTCCCCTGCCGGTTGAGTATCTGTTGGAGATTACGGTTTGCTGCCGAGATTTTAACATCATCTAATGCTTTTAAAAACGCTTCCTCGTTTAACAATCGTTGGTGTTTTCCTTCAAAATTATTGGTCAACAGTTGAAAACGATCGTTCATTCCAAAACCTTTTACCAATTCTTTGGCCCGCCGCTTGGCTTCATCAAGCAGGCTGCCATCTTTATTAATGGCTTCCATGCTGTAAGAATTATCGATATAAATGCTTATTACATTGTTTAAAGCAGTTGTTTTTTGATTGTGCGCCGGAATATAAGGCTGGGCAAATGCCAGAACTAAAAAGATGATTGCCAAAATCCGCGACAACAGAATAAGCAGGTTTTTAAGTTTTTCTTTGGAAGAATTTTGTTGTTCTACTTCTTTTAAAAGCTGAACATTAGAGAAATAAACCTTCTTAAACTTCCTGAAATTGAATAAATGAATAATAACCGGGATGGCAACCGATATTAGTGCAAAAAGAAAGCCCGGATAAAGGAAATTCATTAAAAACCAAAGATAGAAAAATTATGGAAAGTGGCGAATTACTATTGTAATAAAGTCGTTTTAATAACTAAAACCCGGAAATTCGATATTTACAATTTTCCAGCCGCCGTTATGCAATGCGAAATACAGTTTAAAAGGTCCGCTTACAATTTTTGATTGTTTTTGAACAACATCTCTATAACCTGCAACCCCTTCAACAAAGCCCATACCCTTATCATCATTCAAAAGCTCGAAATTAACATCGATAATATCGTATCTGCCACCAACATATTCATCAGACCGACCGAAAATACCTTTTAACCGACCAATAATCACATCCTTATCAAGCACTTTATTACCTGGGAGAATAAAAAAATCATTCAGTTCGTGGGTAATGGCCTTCGATTGTTTAAACCAGGCGTTTATAAATCTAATGGCACTATTTACGATATCAGCCTGATGGTTAAATGTGGGGTTGTTCTGCATTGTATCTTTCAAAAAATTAATCGACTGGCCATGGCCAGTCGATTAAAAACTTGGCGAAGTTAACTATTCTTTAGCCTTTCTCTAATTTCGGCGAGAGAATAATCAATTAACAATTTGCCATCTCTGAAAACTTCTTTCAATTCGCCCTCTGCTTCTTCTTCCCAGCTGCATTGATCTTTCAGCTCATATTCGCCTTCTGCATTTTTAAAAATCTGTAGTAAACCTTTTGCTGATTTCTTGGTGCCATCGTCGGTAATCGGATCTTTAAATATTTCGCGACCGATGCCATCTACTTCTCCATAAGTGGCTTTCATCGCAAAACCAAAAGTATCGCGTGTATTATATTGATAGGTGAATGAACCGATGCCAAAAACAACATTGGTAGAAGCAAAACCTTTAGCTTTTAGCCGCTCACAGATCTGTGTAGCCCTTTCGGTAGTAATGCTATCTCCATAAATAGCACCAATCTGCGGTACCAGTTCTTTAAACCCTTTGTTGTTAGTTTTTCCACCGAAAACATCCCAAAGCAGCTCGATTACACCCTTTTTCTCATTTTCGTTTTTGCCATTTGGATTTCCGCAGATAATATCAACCGGATCTCCCGAATCTGGCCTGATTACCACTTTACCTGGACGGGCAATAATATCATCTTTTAAAACAGGTAGATACTCGGTCAATACTTTCCATAAATCCCAGGTATCAGAAACGATAGATACAATTCCTTTCGGGTAAACTTCTAAAATCAAACGTTTAAAGGTTTCAAGTTCTCCGGTATTGGTTCCCATACACATTACAGAGTGTTCTGTTGCAGCTACTGATCCACCAATTAACTCTTTATCTGAATCTGCATTGTAATACTCTTCTAAAAAATCGATGGCTGGAATGGTATCTGTTCCTGTAAAACTCAATAAATGCCCTGCTGCCGAAGTTACCGCAGCTTCTATTCCCCCCATGCCACGCATAGAAAAATCGTGCCCCTGCCAATCTACAAATTCTGGAACTGAAGAGGTTTCTGCGGCATACTGATCCAAAATGGCGCGGTATTGTTTAGCTATTGTAGCAGAATTACATGGCAGCCACACCACCGCTGATAGTAAGGTTTCGAAATAATTGGTCAACCAGAAAAATTCAGACTTTGTATTGTACATGGTAAACATGGGTACACGCAAAGGTACTTCAGCACCTTCTGGTAATGATTTAAAAACCATTGGAATATAACCCAGATCGTGTAAATCAGCTATATGTTGTGTACCTACCAAATTTTCTCCCAGGTAATTATTGATCCTGCGCGCATATTTCTTTAAAATTTCTTCTTTTGGTTGTTTAAAGAAATTTTGGTTAAAATCCTCAATGATGTATTTTTTGATAAAATACTGCAAGCCAAAAAGCACCACATGATTTACGTTTTCTAGCCTGCTTTTTCTTGGCGTCCAGTTAGAATAAACCAATGTAGTATTTTCTGGGTATTGCCTGCGGTGATCTACTTTGTATCCGTCGGTTAATAATAATGGGTTCATCGTTTTTATATTTATAGTTAAATGTTATTTCTTCCTTTTTCATTCGGATACAGGCTTTGTAAAGTGTCACTTTGCCAAAAATCCTTGGATTCGATATCCAAACAGGTTAATTTTCCGGTAAATGCAGCACCAGTATCGATATTCCAAACATTACAACCTTGCATGGGTATGTCAATATTGTAGTAAAGCGTTGGAGTATGACCAATATAAATTTCATTGTAGAGTAATAAACGTTTCGGATAAATCGCTGAATCTTTTTTAATTCTGTTATCCATAGTCAGTGCCATTTCCCAAAGTGTTCTATCCCATGAATAATTGGAAGAATAACGTTCTTTTTCCGGGCCGTGCATGGAAGAAAAACCAGCGTGAATAAAGAGGTTGTTCTGCTCATCAACGTAGTAATCTTTCATGCGTTCAAAGAAATTTAGATGTTTTTGCTTCACTGGATCAGGTATGTTTTTATAACTTTCGATGGTTAATTTACCACCGTGAACAAACCAAACATCATCTACAATACCTTTTTCCAACCAATCGATACACCAGGCATCGTGATTTCCTTTGATAAAAATGCATTGATGGTTTTCTTCCAATTGCATCAGGTAATTGATTACCTGTGCCGATTCACTCCATCCATCCACATAATCACCAAGGAAAATCAGTTTGTCATCTTTTGTTACCTCTGCGCGCTCGAATAACTGAACTAAACCTTTTAATCCCCCGTGTATATCACCTATTGCTAATGTTCTGCCCATGTTAGAATGTCATATATTCAACGGGCACAACATCTGTTAGCCACACATTGTTAGCTGATAAATAAAATTTATAGCCTGCCCTGTGCATCTCTCCACTATTAATAGTAAGGATAACCGGCTTTCCCCTTCTGCCACCTACTTTATTGGCCGTTTCTCTATCGGCACTTAAATGCACGTGCTGTCTGCTCATTTTTTGCAGTCCCTGCGATTTAATATCCGACAGGAACTTTTCAACCGTACCATGATACAGGTAGGCTAATGGTTCGGCTTGATTTAAATTTAATTCAACAGCAATAGAATGTCCTTGGCTTGCCCTTATTTTAGTTTTATCATCATTGAAAGCAAACCTCTTTTTGTCGTTATTTTCAACAATGTAGTCAAGTTGTTCAAAATCTATCCTTCGGTCGTAAAGGTCAAACTTTGCAATTAACTCATTTACATCTGCCCAACCGTTTTCGTCAAGTTCTAAGCCTATGGTTTCTGGCGAATGTCTTAAAATATAGCTGAGTAGTTTACTTATGCCTTTTGTTATTTTATTGTCCATGACTTCAATGTTATTACCCTAATTTCTCTTTGTAGAGCTGATAATTTTCATCGTCGAAACAAACGAAGATTACCTTCTCTATCTTTTCTTTTTCAGCAAAATTATTTACCGTGGCAATGGCAATATCTGCTGCTTTATCTTTAGGGAAATGATAAATCCCTGTGCTGATGTTGGGGAATGCAATAATCTTAACATCATTTTCAACTGCTAAGGTTAAACTGCTACGGTAGCACTCTGCAAGCAAAGTATTTTTTTCCTCACTATCACCATTCCATACAGGTCCAACCGTATGGATCACATATTTTGCCGGTAAATTACCTGCCGTGGTAATTACTGCATTTCCAGTTTTGCAATTCCCTTGTTTATTCCTGATGGCCACGCAAGCTTCTAAAATGGCTTTACCACCTTTTCTATGAATGGCACCATCTACCCCTCCGCCGCCAAGCAAAGAACTGTTTGCTGCATTAACAATTGCATCGGCTTTAATTTCCGTTATATCGGCTTTGATTAGTTCTAAAATCATTTCATCTAATTCGTTACTTAATGATTGGTCTTAACATTAAAGATTCGGTATCTCATCCCTTACTTCCATCAATGCAAAACCTAATAGGTTTAAACCTTTCCAATTTCCGGGAATGAGCGCATTTGAGTTATCTTCGGCCAAACCGATCCCCCAAATTGCATCAACCGGACTGGCTTCAACCAAGATTTTACTTTTAGTTTGTAGAAGGAAAGATTTCAAATCCTCATTTTGAGAAAACTTAAGCAAGTTTCCCTGTTTTACAATTTCATATTTATGAGCATCCCATTTTGTTGCATCGAAGTTTCTAATCTGTCGCCCAAGATCTTTTACATCTTTAGGAGATTTTTTCGCTAATATTTTTTCGAAAACCTGTTGATCATTAAACAATAAAGCCTTTTTTGCCATCATATAATGTTCAGCTGTTTGATAGATGATGTCATTTTCAACAAATGGAGATGGCCACCATTGGCTTAAACAAGCTTTAGAAAGCGTTCCATTTTTCGGCCCCTGATGTCCCCAAAAAAATAGAAATCCATTACTTTCTTTTATATCTGCAACATTATATTTCTGCTTTTTCATAAACACCGCATTCATTTTTTCACAGAGTTCTTCAATTTCATTTTTTTTAACAATTGTATTAAGCCATTTTTCAGGAATAGATTCAAAACCATAAATTAAACCTGCCAAACCGCCTGTAATTGCCCCAGTTGTATCAGTATCATCACCAAGATTAACTGCTTTTAGAACGGCATCCTCATAAGTTTCGGTACTGAGGATACACCATAAGCTAGCTTCGAGACTGTGCAACACATAACCAGAAGAATAAATCTCGCTCTCCGGAACCGTAGAGATATCATTTATCAAAACCCTTTTAAATAATTCAATTTCCTTTTGTTCAAAATCATTATCAGCGATAAATTTTTTGAGTTTAATCTGCATTTTAAGATACGCTTCACTTTTATCCTTTTCCTTTAAAAGCTCCAAGCCATAAACGATATAGATAAAGCAAGCAAAAACCGACCGAAAGTGCGCATGGGTAATG from Flavobacterium sp. W4I14 includes these protein-coding regions:
- a CDS encoding hypothetical protein (product_source=Hypo-rule applied; transmembrane_helix_parts=Inside_1_27,TMhelix_28_50,Outside_51_59,TMhelix_60_82,Inside_83_107,TMhelix_108_130,Outside_131_144,TMhelix_145_167,Inside_168_187,TMhelix_188_210,Outside_211_219,TMhelix_220_242,Inside_243_262): MINYLKESTFAVNDVIQKAWSITKKHYFSIATLCFLMFITASASSLMAFFIKDVSKALSVIMVIIFVLLYFTINLSLFKYIFHLMDDEENDVKIVDTLPTRQQIIRFLVATLYFVGCILGVYLVVILVAFPFIYTGINVAIVKNVAISVGIIAIFITWLRISFFPFFIIDKGATPFDSIKLSLATTKGNFTKILLLLVILGGGYLIYLLLNYLQWPLVAFIVNILSSFIIVPLSSVALTVAYRKISSEYKGDEHPDILHNIV
- a CDS encoding GT2 family glycosyltransferase (product_source=COG1216; cath_funfam=3.90.550.10; cog=COG1216; pfam=PF00535; superfamily=53448; transmembrane_helix_parts=Outside_1_237,TMhelix_238_260,Inside_261_261,TMhelix_262_284,Outside_285_287,TMhelix_288_310,Inside_311_322); this encodes MFFSIIIPLYNRPQEIDELLNTLTKQTYLQFEVLVIEDGSKNDAKAIVASYADKLDIKYYFKENAGQGFARNFGFERATGDYFVIFDSDCLIPANYLETVKNYLYEHHLDAYGGPDAAHDSFTPVQKAISYAMTSPFTTGGIRGNKQHVGQFHPRSFNMGVSRQAWEKVGGFILTRLGEDIEYSIRIHENGFKIGLIPDAKVYHKRRTSFSQFYKQLHFFGRARINIYKHFPKELKLVHFFPALFTLGFGFTILCNFIYPPLAYVCNFFLLIYFMLIFFHSWSVNKSLKVAFLSIISSFIQLTAYGLGFIQDLFKRVVFKQQ
- a CDS encoding glycosyltransferase involved in cell wall biosynthesis (product_source=COG0463; cath_funfam=3.90.550.10; cog=COG0463; pfam=PF00535; superfamily=53448; transmembrane_helix_parts=Outside_1_231,TMhelix_232_254,Inside_255_273,TMhelix_274_296,Outside_297_351) — protein: MDISVVVPLFNEDESLPELTAWIDKVMIDNNFSYEIILVDDGSTDRSWEVIEELRFQNPAIKGIKFRRNYGKSAALNVGFEATQGDVVITMDADLQDSPDEIPELYRRIKEEKLDIISGWKKKRYDPITKTIPTKLFNAATRKMSGIELNDFNCGLKAYRSDVIKTIEVYGEMHRYIPVIAKWAGFSKIAEQVVEHRARKYGTTKFGFSRFINGFLDLLSIFFVGKFGKRPMHFFGSLGVLSFFIGIIMAFYILFEKKYLIWQGLAYRDVTDQPLFYLSLVAIVVGSQMFLAGFIAELLSRNAPERNQYLIEIGIKVEGMTVEGFIRPIPQPLNPQPSTSKNVFLHHYSTL
- a CDS encoding hypothetical protein (product_source=Hypo-rule applied; pfam=PF13858; superfamily=161098; transmembrane_helix_parts=Inside_1_19,TMhelix_20_42,Outside_43_51,TMhelix_52_74,Inside_75_86,TMhelix_87_109,Outside_110_149,TMhelix_150_172,Inside_173_178); its protein translation is MEQQLLQEEKKPNALAFKVAISFAVYSIVLIFILKFLGIDSVDPDLPIAEKIIAMVLSYGVFILAIFYTQVTYRKMLGGYITYGKAFSTGFKVAAYAGLFVGLLFILYYKVLDPSALDRVADSAIEKANGNEQQIKGIEMMRGYMWAFTAFGAAIVYTILGLIISLITAAIVKKEPSL
- a CDS encoding hypothetical protein (product_source=Hypo-rule applied; superfamily=89155), with translation MDNRVKKALSAAINKYAEVSATNVDGFETELLAAFELDVNFLDKATAFDAVFDSHPKFEELREVFFDLLMVNFFSSDVQKLEDDYLESDEWANIEEETIDRGTELLNLLLYIKECKDEDLDPELGDFLKEFLLVEDDEFQDEFEIYEELISNQQLAETSVEEICKTAANLNISEEMQELFVPFMTFFLDVEGSAETTKEIIQFSSNKSFDSATYILITTINN
- a CDS encoding dihydroorotase (product_source=KO:K01465; cath_funfam=2.30.40.10,3.20.20.140; cog=COG0044; ko=KO:K01465; superfamily=51338,51556; tigrfam=TIGR00857), which translates into the protein MNLLVKNVAVADPQSKFNNQQCDVRVENGKIKNIGKLTANKNETVFDAQGAFLTPGFFDLNCVAGDPGFETKEDIQTLTATAKAGGFTGLALLPQTSPVVQSKSQVEYIINRAKNNLVDVLPVGAISQNREAKELAELFDMQQAGAVAFSDGDKALQDDGFMSRALQYAKGFDALLMVYPENKSIAGKSQINESKNSVLLGMKGLPALAEEMHIARDIFLASYNETKIHISNISTAGAVALIRKAKKDGVRVSCDVTAHHLVFTEELLSDFDSNYKVKPPLRGKADVKALIAGLKDGTIDAITSQHRPEEIEFKNVEFEIAHYGIIALQTVLPLLLKAGLDIALIVEKLAINPRKLLNLAIPVIEEDADANFTVFNTTEKWLYNATSNHSKSANSPLLGTELNGKVTLVYNNNQYWEN